One window of Salminus brasiliensis chromosome 16, fSalBra1.hap2, whole genome shotgun sequence genomic DNA carries:
- the il6st gene encoding interleukin-6 receptor subunit beta: MGTSLQPLLLISCIFFGFAVGSIQSCAKIQPDSPTHIPVELGKEFTATCLLQEDSRYTADDIEWFFANVSVPREFYKKINKSAVAVTLNISTGMKSPLKCSASKQSPSYEPPCTYGIYLSMGYQPLKPNNLTCIVVQDGDRMSPSLTCSWDPGTRDPLIPTTYILYAGALLSEKRHSSSSTKPLTNKLVVNLGTFPNHMELNAWVEVRNALGNESSEELKKEAECFVKPNPPSNLKIIPESNFPTSLMVNWTHPIHRTAFQLMYNIRYCQAGFVNWTNVSQNATKAYTESFRLQSLQPYTEYVVQMRSIHHKEFGYWSDWSHNVTARTPEAIPERGPDLWRVYGGDDGLVTLIWKEPVRSNGKILGYNLSIEEDGFSPQRLVVHSNEHQFHLKGEWAYIKMTANNSVGVSPLTTFKISKQYRPSGVGHIRSTVHGGLLRVEWLIPTEANRPVHEYLIEWVSVPDKKRDWQRVLGSMNSTDLKGNFEPFKRYNISVYPIYRERLRGQLYNVQGRNVPTVEAYLQQGPPLKGPSVVGTNTQKNSALLKWEEIAIASQQGFLTNYTIFYKTGDNEQSVVVDSNVLSYKLTGLASENKYEVHIMASNEMGSVNGSNYILYTKKYDVGEIEVIIVFVCLGFLFFIVFIMMFSLKNREVIKKHLWPQVPDPHHSTIATWSPDCPIRTDTPKEATLPDVSVVEVDVFDRKSLCEEDKTMLPLKKDKYFSEEHSSGIGGSSCMSSPRQSVSDSDEGDSGQTTASTVQYSSVVASGYKGQTPSLQAPVFIRSESTQPLLDCEEHPENMLDSSSHQRNSYFRRGRGLEQLQPQEAEEPSCFSPMEEEDTPTLTEDPPGPAPGYMPQQNGYRPQ, from the exons GTTCTATTCAAAGTTGTGCAAAAATACAACCAGACTCTCCAACACACATTCCGGTTGAGCTGGGAAAGGAATTCACAGCTACATGTTTGCTTCAGGAGGATTCACGTTACACTGCAGATGACATTGAATGgttttttgcaaatgtttctgtTCCTCGGGAGTTTTACAAGAAAATCAACAAATCAGCTGTTGCTGTTACTTTGAATATCAGCACTGGCATGAAAAGCCCATTAAAGTGTAGTGCTTCCAAACAAAGTCCGTCATATGAACCTCCATGTACATACGGGATCTACCTTTCTATGGGAT ATCAACCCTTAAAGCCTAACAATCTGACTTGTATAGTGGTTCAAGATGGCGACAGGATGTCACCCAGTTTAACATGTTCATGGGATCCCGGCACCAGAGATCCACTTATTCCCACCACCTATATCCTCTATGCAGG GGCTCTATTGTCAGAGAAACGTCACAGTTCTTCTAGTACCAAGCCTCTCACTAACAAACTCGTCGTCAATTTAGGGACTTTTCCAAATCATATGGAATTGAATGCCTGGGTCGAAGTGAGGAATGCACTGGGGAATGAAAGTTCAGAAGAACTGAAGAAAGAGGCAGAATGTTTTG TGAAACCAAATCCGCCATCGAATTTGAAGATTATTCCTGAAAGCAACTTTCCAAcatctttaatggtgaactggACACATCCCATTCACAGAACAGCCTTTCAACTCATGTACAACATCAGATACTGCCAAGCAGGATTCGTCAACTGGACAAAT GTATCCCAGAATGCCACTAAAGCTTATACAGAATCCTTCAGGCTGCAGTCCCTTCAGCCATACACTGAATATGTGGTTCAGATGCGCAGCATTCACCATAAAGAGTTTGGTTACTGGAGTGACTGGAGTCACAACGTGACCGCTCGTACCCCAGAAGCAA TTCCTGAACGGGGACCAGATCTGTGGAGAGTTTATGGGGGTGATGACGGACTTGTGACGTTGATTTGGAAG GAGCCTGTGAGGTCTAACGGAAAAATATTAGGATATAACCTTTCAATTGAAGAAGATGGGTTCAGTCCTCAGAGGCTAGTTGTTCATTCTAATGAGCACCAGTTCCACTTAAAAGGAGAATGGGCTTATATCAAAATGACTGCAAACAATTCCGTAGGGGTTTCTCCCTTGACCACATTTAAGATCTCTAAGCAAT ATCGTCCTTCAGGAGTAGGCCACATTCGTTCCACAGTCCATGGTGGGCTGCTGAGGGTGGAGTGGCTTATACCCACAGAGGCAAACAGACCTGTCCATGAGTACTTGATTGAATGGGTGTCAGTTCCAGACAAAAAGAGGGACTGGCAGAGAGTGTTGGGCAGTATGAATAGTACAGATCTTAAAG GTAACTTTGAGCCATTCAAACGCTACAACATATCTGTCTATCCGATTTATCGAGAGAGGCTCAGAGGCCAGCTTTACAACGTCCAAGGGAGAAATGTACCAACTGTAGAAGCTTATCTACAACAAGGAC CTCCTCTGAAGGGTCCTTCTGTTGTTGGAACCAACACACAAAAGAACAGTGCTTTATTAAAATGGGAGGAGATTGCAATTGCTAGTCAGCAAGGATTTCTCACCAATTACACCATCTTCTACAAAACGGGAGACAATGAGCAAT CTGTTGTGGTCGACAGCAATGTCCTCTCATACAAGCTGACTGGACTGGCAAGCGAAAATAAGTATGAGGTACACATCATGGCATCAAATGAGATGGGCTCAGTAAACGGCTCCAATTACATTTTGTACACTAAGAAGTACG ATGTTGGTGAAATCGAGGTGATCATTGTGTTTGTATGCTTGGGCTTCCTGTTCTTCATAGTTTTCATAATGATGTTCTCCCTCAAGAACAGAGAAGT GATTAAGAAGCATTTATGGCCACAGGTTCCAGACCCCCACCACAGCACTATTGCTACCTGGTCACCTGACTGTCCCATTAGG ACggacactccaaaagaagcTACACTGCCTGATGTGAGCGTGGTGGAGGTGGACGTTTTTGACAGAAAGTCTTTATGCGAGGAGGACAAAACCATGTTGCCACTGAAGAAGGACAAATACTTTTCAGAAGAACACAGCAGCGGCATTGGCGGGTCATCCTGCATGTCTTCCCCGCGGCAGAGCGTTTCCGACAGTGATGAGGGCGACTCTGGCCAGACCACTGCCAGCACGGTGCAGTATTCTTCAGTGGTGGCCAGCGGCTATAAGGGTCAGACCCCCAGCCTGCAAGCCCCTGTCTTCATTCGATCAGAGTCCACACAGCCTCTCTTGGACTGTGAGGAGCACCCTGAGAATATGCTGGACAGCAGCAGCCACCAGAGAAACTCTTATTTTAGACGCGGAAGAGGCCTGGAGCAGCTGCAGCCGCAGGAGGCAGAGGAGCCAAGCTGCTTTAGTCCAATGGAGGAAGAGGACACGCCCACACTTACAGAGGATCCTCCAGGCCCCGCCCCTGGGTACATGCCGCAGCAAAACGGCTACCGACCCCAGTGA